Sequence from the Mytilus galloprovincialis chromosome 10, xbMytGall1.hap1.1, whole genome shotgun sequence genome:
ATTATTTAGATACGACTCAAGTTTCTGTCTCTGCTGATTTAAATCACTGAAATCGATGAAAAACCGAGAACACATGTACTTTTCCATAGCTTGACAGTTTACATTTTCGGCTGGCGTGTAGCTCCGCACCAATAAATTGCAATACTTCAAAAGACCACCTCCTCTAATTTCTTCAGGATTGCGGGTTGCTATTTGTTTCTTATTCAAATGAACCCAAGCTTCTGAAAAGTCACCATATACACTTTCTGCAACAAGAGTGGGATAGAAGTGTTCGCTCATGGGCGCGGACGAAATCTCATAGAAAGTTAATAAACTATCCAAAATGATCTGAAATGAGTCTACACTGAATTCAAACTGCCTTTTCATAGCATCAACAAATTTTAACTCCACATTTTTACCCTTGTTGTTGGAAAGAGAAATTAAGCTCCATCTATCACCGCGTTCATTACAAACTTTTACCATTTTCTGAACATATGCTTCTTTCAAACTGCAACTGCTCATTTTTTCTTTGTTAACTCCATCTGGCAAATAATCCAAGAGACAACCAAGAACGCAATTTTTTATCTTCTGAAGCTCGTTATGATTTGTTAGATCCACACCGAAAATCAAATCCAAGTCATTGTAGGACTTCACGGTTTCGGTACCAAAAATGTAACTTGCTGCACCTCCGTTTAATCTAATGTCTTTTATCGTTACACCTTCTTTTAGCAGTTTCTCTCTTACTGCTTTAACCAAATCCTTCAACTTAATATCCAAAGTTGGAAAATTCCCCCGTCCGTGGATTGGAATCACATCCTCCATAACTTCGTGCAACCGCAAAACTTGTTCATAACACAAAACCTGAAAACGGTTTTCACAACCCATTTTCAAGTGTCACTTTATAATTTCCAACTGAAAACAAAAAACGTTTAAAGTAACTTGGATTCGTGGTAAAATGTGAAATGTATGTTCTTACCGAGATTCCCTTCTTTCCCACTGATTGTGTAAGTCAAACTGCAAGTTTAGCAGAATACACACGATTGTCAGACGATTTTATGATATCCATACGCCAGTGGAAAAAGTTAACAGATTGCTTATTAAAATTAGAGTTCAAATCagattttgattattttgaaaattatatttcaaacCTTTTGTAGTGTTTACGTAAATTACTGACTTAAACCGCTTCAAATTCTATTCTGAATTAATCTGTCACTCGAGAACTTTTTTATTTATCGCATGTCTACGGAAAATCCTATAAGTTTATCGGTTGTGTATTTATAGAGCATTACACTGATTGGTCAATAAATATGTGTATTGACAATTGAAAACCCCGGGAACGGAGATTTCCGTAGACGGAAAGTTCCGGAAAATATTACTGGGTGTTTTGACATGCAATATCAAAACCTTTCTAACTTCACATAagatatatattcaatataagATTACAAAAATAGTTAAATTCACATACCGCAGAATTTTGACCAGGAAATCCTCAATATGTTGTATACCTAAAAGAtaacaaaatgataaataaaacggAAGACTATTTCTCAAGTTctgttttatatttatagatttataCTTAATATGATACTTTAAATGTTCTCCCATACAACAGATAAGTTGCAATTTTATCCAATATTTGATTACTTTCGTATATAATCCATAttgtaaaccttttttttttaacttaactaAGGAAATGCAAGACTTCCGACggaaaagtgaagaaatgaacaGTGATCAAAACaatattatttgataaataagaataaaattaaatcatgaaACTTAAGTATTCTTTAGAAACTATAATTAACTTTGCGTTTTGTTATGAGTTTTCCTGACGTAAAAGTTTAAGTTAAGCGCGAAATATGGTAAAGGACAATTTCTTAAAACATACCACTAATTGATGTATACtgctatgaaaaaaaaaacaatgaacaaatGTGTATAGTTATTACTATTTTAGCGTACAATTCAATATATGACGGTGTATAAAATGCATACTCTAACTAAAAAATCAGAAGTAATTTACCTTCAGAAATTTTAAACAACAGCTGTTGAAAATGCGTGCTTCCAGATAGAAACAGGTTGATCTTCTGTCATTCATAGAAAATTGTATCAATGAATACTGATCAGTGAATTTTCTCCTAcgcaaaatattcaattttcaatcgATCAATAATCTCTTTTACGTCATACAACTGATGCTGATGTTGAATTTCCTTATTTGGAAAAATCTATCAATGGAAATAATTTTTGTAGTAACAGGCTAGAATCCTATTGGAGAAACTATTCAATTATCGTAGTCATATTCTAAGATCATTAGACACTACCATAGTGATTTTCCCAGGACTTCAAAGTGGCTTTGAgttaaatataggatttaattAATCCCAAGTTAATTACTTCACTGTGTagtattttaaattgatttttatactAGTATTAGGTTTTTCACGAACTAAATTTACACACGATAACGATACTagaactttttaaaatttgtctTATTTTGGAACGTAATGTAATATTCATTCTGTTTAACCTAAAATATACTAATGATAAATTATTACATCGCAACAAGTTTTCTCCGGTTATAATAATTTGGTCTAAGGGGAATAATTCAAGCGTACTTTTCGACTTAAACGACACTAACCATATCCGATAAGAAATTGTAATTTTCAATAGAAGAATCATGTACAATGATAAGTACTTTTCATATTCGAAATATAAGTAATGcaaaagaaaaaagttaaaaaaaatagtatgtaAAATGAGttaattttaaatacatatagAAGTCttatcatttataagtaaaaaaaaagtcaggttTATGAAATTAATATTGCCATACAAAAGCAGTGAAAGAAAAGTAAAGGAGTCAATTGATGATTTAAGAGGGGTtcattaacatgttaacaacaccttgattttggcaaaaacagttaacaaaaatgcaaaaatgctgataacagttaacaaattgggttgaaaacagttaacagctttAATTTGTCTCAGATAACAGTTAGCAACACCTTGAAAAGGGCCAAAACAGGTAAACAGGTAAACATAAAAAggtatccccccccccccattttcagTCTGATCGTCATTTCTATTATAGATTTCATAGtggatttaaaaaagaagatatggtattattGCCATCACGGAGATAACTCCCcaaagaaaccaaatgacacaacaataacaactatataggtctccgtacggccttcaacaatgaacaaagcccatgcCTCATAGTAACCTATAATAGGttccgaaatgataaatgtaaaaagaattcaaaagagaaaactcacggccttatttatgtactaaatactgaacgaataacaaatatgatCAAATTTGTAACAAACGACAACAATTAAGTTACAGGCTCCAGCCCGACTTGGGAcgccaaaccctccccctaacctgggatagtagTGTAACGACACAACATAAGAACACCCTATATAAACCCtaaacgaataacaaatatgagaaatagcaaaaaaaaaccaaaaaacgaACGCTCAATTCCAAGCACACGGAATAGGGACATACACATAAAGAGTGTGGCTGGGTTAAATTAAATTGAAGGCACCAAccctcctctaacctgggacagtagtgtaGCAGTATAACATAAGAAAAAACTATAGTGACATAATACTATTGCTTTGTGGTCGTATACAAAACATTGGAGATGGTATTTTCTTTTAACCGTACATGTTTATATAAAGATTTTAAGATGATAGGCAAAAatacttaaaaagaaaaaaatatcctttgTAGGACAGTCTGCTCGCAGTCACATCCGAAAACGTCGGATGAAGCGTAATCTTCGTCCTAAGCCGGAAAGCGACTATTTTATAACGCTTTTCATTACCAACTAGGTAATAAAATGTTTCTTACACCAAAAACGAAGTTGGTTACCATATTAATTTATATCAGAGCTATATTTAGGAACCGCGTGATGATCTCTTTTTAGATTATAaactttcaatggtattttttaACGCTGTGTATTTATAAGTCTGAACACTAACAATGTCTACTTGCTGTATCTTTGTCCCTAGATACAAAGCCTACATGCCTATGTACAATTTAGTATTCCATATGTTGAAGAAGAGAAGTACAGCTGAAATGAATTCCAAAACCTTTCCTGTGTTACAGGAACCCGATGTTCAGTGCATGGTTgttgttaggcagcaaccatttgattttctgggggggggggggggggggggctatggtttttttttctagacaaaatttttttttttttttcgcctgtggcgaaaaacaatctatatttttttcgcgacaagtcgaaaacaatttttctctttcaatttttttagcattacatatagtggcagctgagggtgaaacaaacaatttttttttctcagaatcaaaaacaaattatttttttctccaaaaactggaaacaaacttttttttccaaaaaaaaccatagttTTATTActatataaactttacagtttgtgacatataacaacaacaaaaacaaataaagacaataactaagtaactcaatatatatacacaaattcaggtaaatattacagggtcccctgtcctcagttccatttacttttttataaaggatcctagtttattcacttgtgttggtgttgatgggttaagtatatatataactttgtcattgtcagtgagattagcaaatgcattactttctctgttaatgcaattaaaatatgttaatctaatatttgaattatgagaacaatttattaagaaatgtttctcatcatctagtactttgcattttttgcaaagtctttagatcgttggttttcctgtttgaatggttctaCACTAGTCATATTTGgcccctttatagtttgctgttcgctgtgagccaagacAAGAAGAGGCAGACATCATCgctaacatgtctaaccccgccctattatttatgtatgtgtctgtcccaagtcaaggagcctgtaattcagtggttgtcgtttgcttatgtgttacatatttgtttttcgttattttttttacataaatataaaGGCCGTTatagtttcctcgtttgaattgttttacattgtcttatcggggccttttatagctgactatgcggtatggactttgctcattgttgaaggctgtacggtgacctgtagttgttaatgtctgtatcattttggtcttttgtggatagttgtctcattggcaatcataccacatcttcttttttatattatgtattaaAGATCTATACAGACtgattttttaaatagaaaaaaagaaaccaATAACAATTTCAAtcgaataaacaaacaaacaaaaagggaTAAAAACGTAATCAGCTTAATTAAACCCAACGACGAAAACAACAGCGTATTTATATTGTTATCCAATTTACGAGTAAGGGATTGGAAAAGTCGTGGGCGATATTAATTTGAAAAGTAAGCGTCCGCGGCATGTCTATCTTATCCATATTAAAGCTATTATTACTGCTAATATTGATTTAGCGTCTATTTTTATGGCCATGAAGCCATTTCATATAGAAGACACTGCTATTAATATAGCAAACTTTTAGTTcgaatggctttttataaacatttctttttctaTAAATCATAGTCTTTTCAAATGGCTATCCCATTACGCATAGAAATATAATTAACTCGTTTATGCTATTTCAGTTTAGTTCTGCTTTATCCGGTCTGAAATATTGATATACCAGCAGTGACGGATGTATAAGTTTTCAGTGATATGAAcgtgaaaaaagggggagggtgaTTTCGGTTATGTGAATAATTGCCCGTAAACCGGTATATCAACAGTTTGTGAAACTTGgcgaaaaaaacaacaacacaaaaatacaaaaattaaacacaaaaaaagCTTTACccgtatcttttatatatatatatattttttgtaaaattttagtgTCATTTCTATGACTTGACATGTTCAGCTTGTGATACATATCtagtaattttaaaaagtataCACCAACTAAACAGCAAACCCATACAAAAATCAGCAAGAAGacttatatattgtttttcaatTCTTTTCAAGTCACGGTACTTTCCATTTTGTTGTACTGGccccttttatagttgactatagaCGTtgtgggtttttctcattgttaaaggcggCCCCGTCGTTTGTAATCGTTCACACTCATGTACTTAGGTAAATGGACAGTGGTTGTTTAATTTGTCAATTAATCCTACTTCACCTAAATTTCATTTCTATATATACAATAACTTAGTTCTTAATCACGACCGggtactttttggaattttggatcctcaatgctcttcaactttgtacttgtttggctttataaatatttggatatgagcgtcactgatgagtcttatgtagacgaaacgcgcgtctggcgtacacaattataatcctggtacctttgacaactattttTAAAGAAAGATATCAATTTCGCCTTTTTGTATCAAAGGTTTTATGAGATAGgcatattttcttttattcctTCCACTTTCATTCTTATTAAACTCAATacaagattttatatatatatatatatatatatatctgagtTCTTAGGCATAGACATAagataaatttgtaaaagtcGCGGGAAAATGCAAATTGAATATATGACCTCGgggaatatgcagtaatgctagcttttaccagtggcggatccagaacttttcataaagggggagcgcactgactgacctaaaaggggggcggcagtcatggttcagtgattccctatatataatcaaccaaaattttcccacaaaagggaGGGGGCGGACCCCCAggccccctggatctgcctatgttTACGCTCCCACCATCATTCCGACATTCCAATTAAATTCCTTTTCCATTATATTCcttattaaaaataaatggttAAAAATAATAAGCAAACTCCGCTTGTTTGAACCCTGTTTGAACATCGAAATTAAAAGGGAAGAGGGTACGTTGAGATCTAAAAAACTATTGTAACCCCGCAACATTTCACATTCCTGTCTCATGCATGTcaggaacaaaatatatatctactCCCTTTAAGTCATATAGAACCTACAGCAGAAGGTGTTTATTTCCCATAAATGGTCTCACAAGGAATATGGTACAATATCTGATATTTGAGGGGAAAACAACCatcacaatatatatgtatatatatttattgatcaATTGTCAAGCCTTCACTAAATCTATTGAAATCTCGAACGGAATACAATTTCTATAAATCTCAGATGTATAAATTGATCAATTTTCCCTATAGCTATTTGATGGATGTGGTTAGGAATTTTATACACAATAAATTGATTGATGTTGGGAGCAGCTTAAGGTTAATATGTAAATAGCGACTACGTCAGTTCAATTCTACGTCATCGCATGAAAGTGGTAAACATTGTAAGCTTGAATTCCGTAAATAATACAGAAGTGGCCATTAACTTAAAGAGAAGTTACAACAAGATAGAAAATTGAGCTATTGAATTAAAGAGAACATCGATTCTTTGAAGGTGGTAGacgattttttttactttattcgACGTCAGTATAGATGCAtgtatttttttccttaaaaaatgcATGAATTTTAGAGGGTTTGAGTGGGGTTAACATAAGAGaaactaagggagctaccatttgatttgtatggggcggggggggggggggggggggctaggatgaaatttgaaaaaaataggcaggacaggaattttgagtaaaaaaaaaaggcaggatgagacaattgccaaaaaaaaaaaaagtcaggatgacaaggtaaaaaaaaagtcaggataaactaaaaaaggcaggaccgagtagagtgaaaaataaaaaggcaggacagagattacaactaaaaaaaaatgcaggacaaaatttttcatcctagccccccataaaaatcaaatggtagctccctaattcaGCAATGCTGTATACCGATAAGAATACGCCAAATGATTAATTAAGAATAATGAATAATGTGATAATAAGACATAAAGAATGGAAATCtgtaaaaattcataatttaagATTAGAGAAAAATGGCCTTAAAACCTAACGAGCACAGTATTGAAAGACATACATCCAGATCCTCATATAAGGGAggtaccatttgatttttatggggagcTAGGATAAAAATTATGTCCTGCATTTTtcttttagttgtaatctctgtcctgcctttttattttttactctttccggtcctgtcttttttttttcttagtttatcctgacttttttcaaaatttttttcaaattttatcctaGATTTTGATGTGCTTTGTGTTTGCTCAATCTTGAgttttctatgtacaatgtagtgttttgttggttgattgattgattgattgattggtgttaaacACCATTGTTTGCAATTTTGTGCTATTTTGTAGCGGTTAGTTTTAGTTGGAAAAAGAAATCAGAGTGCCCAGAGAGAACCAGAGAGAACCACAAACCTTCGGTAGGAAACTTTTACAACGATTAGAGTCTAACGCACCTGCAACTGCAAAATTCGCTATGTACAATGTAGTGTtttgttggttgattgattgattgattgattgattgattggtgttaaacACCATTGTTAGCAATTTTGTGCTATTTTGTAGCAGTTAGTTTTAGTTGGAAGAAGAAGCCAGagtgcccagagagaaccacAAACCGTCGGTAGGAAACTTTTACAACGATTAGAGTCGAACGCACCTGCAACGTGCAAAATTcgcaatcggcaatcctcgggtgactccgctaCTCTCCCTTGAGGTACGGAATCaaccgagttgtgacgaatgcgAAATTCGAACtcacctcagtgttgacagttTAGTGATATAGTAGCCTAGAGTTTTGTTCGTCTTTACATCGTGTTTTAGTAGGCGTTTTCAGTTTAATCTTCGACCTCTAagttttgaatgtccctttgatatttCATTTCACGTCTTTTTTGCTATTTTAGTCTACAAATAATCATCATTttggttaaaaataaaattgtcttaATTAATGCGCATCAGTAgaaaatatagatctctgatttcgttatccCCATTCTCATTTCATTTGTGACGTCATATGACGAGCACGTGAGATCAGATATTTCTGAATTTTAATCAGATTGTATACTAATGCGTAATCCCAATAGTTAAATCATTAAACCAGTCTAAGAATATGAAATGGCATCAATATTTACGTCAATGTTCGTATGCCCCTAATCCTTTTAATGATGtctaatattatatttattagcTTATGggtgttttctttaaaatcattgCAGGTGTTTTAGCTCAGAACGATATTAGGCTCTTCCAGCTTGAAAAATACAGGATACAAGGGGACAACACAAAATTTTAGTTGAGAAATAAAcggattcttaaaaattccaaagatcttttagagtacatacaatctaactctctttcatcttgtaacagtattaaaacatttgacttttttactctttaaacaagttttccacatttcaaactaaaagacaaattgaaagagttggtattgctttgcttaattaaaaagaatggccaacgtagatacaagtatcttgtcttagggaggaataaatcctactttgtaaacgatcactctgattcaaaaaaaaaacaaatctctgaaactgatattatcaagattcttgattgacaacatatttgttacgttcggaggacgtgttttcaacagactgtcggcattccaatgggaacaaattgtgcccctctacttgccgatttgtttctttattattatgaggctgacttcatgcaggaacttcttaggaagaaagataagaagttaagcgatatcctttaactctacttcccgctatatagatgatgttctttcactaaataattcaaaatttggtgactatgtggaacgcatctatcccatcgaactaaagataaaggatactacatatacagttaagtcggcatcatatcttgacttacatctagaaattgacaatgagggtcggttgaaaacaaaactttacgaaaaagagatgatttcagctttcaaatcgtgaactttccatttcgaagtagcaacattccagcagcacctgcatacggggtatatatctcccaattgatacgacatacccgtgcttgcatttcctatcatgattttcttgatagagggttgttgctcacaaggaagctattaaaccaagagttccaaatggtgaagttgaaatcatcccttcgtaaattttacgaacgccatcacgaattggttgaccgttatatatggaataaccgtttcacaaatgatatcggatatgttccttacgtcgtaactacaatatcattccctttcatgaatgtgacctaccgaattagactgtttaccggatttgttatcacacaagcaacacgacgggtgccacatgtggagcaggatctgcttacccttccaaagcactgagatcacccctagttttttttggtggggttcgtgttgtttattgtttagttttctaGGTTGTGTCATGTAtagtattgtttgtctgtttgtctttttcatttttagctaaggcgttgtcattttattttcgatttatgagtttgactgtccctttggtatcttttgtccctcttttttttaatacattatcAAATTGATAGTTATTCTTCAATCTTTACATTTAGTTTCTCTTACCCTAACATTTGACCGAGtgttaagtttgaattttgttattttacaggcGAGTACTGAAAACGATACAAACAACATACTATGTTGAAAAAATACAACACCGGAAACTATTTTAAATCATTTCCTGTTTCGTATTGCTCACGACGATGAGTCGCGTGACTTGGTGAttccataaaaacaaaaaacaaaagaatagGTAGGTGTTTTATCTTTTTCACATCAAATATTACACtaatattctttaatttgttttaacttattttcacttatttataGTAGTCTTGCTTTTATCCATATGATATGTTACATTGACAGTAGTTTATAGATTTTATAGATTTTGACACTACTATTATAATAGCAGTTCTTATTTTctataattaaaaaaaggaaacaattGGGTCCGTGCACCAATCGCCCCTTTTTACAATTCATCTGTTGTTCACGTGACCCTCGTACCATATATGAATATAGAAATCTACACGCATTATGGAAACTTGACATGTAAATTGCGTAATCCAGAAAGATTAAAACAGGTGTTGGACAGGAAGACTGGTAGACACTGCATTAATAGAATAATTCAAAAGATCCTCGCCATATACTCGATCAGAAAAGCTATAATGGGCAGTCTTATTAGGAGTACTCTATAGAATGACAGAATTATCTCCGTtctgaaattaaaatttgtcacGAAAGGATTGGTTATGACgtcactttttttattttgaaatttatatttcatgtctTTCCGTCAAAACCCACGTTATTAGATAACCGTTTTTAGTTAATGCATTTCAAATTGTCATGTCTTCTAGGCTACTGTTAACAGGCTAAATTAATAAATCATACACAGACATGTTTTAAAATGGTTATAGATTTTTTCGTATGAaatcagatttaaaaataaaatagttatatGTAAGGCTCACGTGGTAAGATTATGAGATGGACCACGGGCTCCACATATCTTGAGCCCATTAATTTACTGATGAGATTTGGCAAAACAGATTTCGCTCACGTGGTAAGATTATGAGATGGACCACGGGCTCTACAAATCTTAAGCTCATTAATTTACTGATTAGATTTGGCCATTGGTTGATGAAAAGGGCAACACGTTACTTAAAGAGGGGCTTGAAAGTACAAAACTGTTCGTattataaaaatacacaaaatattaaaataccgTTGAAAGATGCAAGAAAACAATCTGTATTGCACTTTTTGCTTCGAGTTATCTTAGTCAGGcgttatttatataatagttcttgaaaaactggtcattatcgtgatatatggactgcccacaggacagtggtattgactgagATAGTGATAATGATTGAGccaaaggcgaggtcattatcgctgtcgcagtcaataccactgtcctacgggcagtccatgtatcacgataatgaccagtttttcaagaactattatgtttatttcattgagaaaccatgttttggaaaattctcgtaaattcaaaatgcctaaagCGAAATCGggtagttgtacgatttctatgacaaagagtgaagaccagtagtagtaatactgccattcattttagtgcaatttttcagtatataaatacttaatcacgttatctttaattttatatttaacgaaaacatataataaacaattcaacaacttaaatataatattaaaatcaggAACATGTTTCATAAAAGGTAAATCTCTATAAACAGAGAAGCCACGCCCcagcggtcattatcagacggaaaccacgccttaacggtcattatcagacggaaaccacgccccaccggtcattatcatgtaaaagttcgttaacgaccggttttctggtccgttttttctgttaatgaccgatggaatttattactgaagaataatgaatgccatgtgacccctttttatccaataagagaatcttattctcaaccgatatgaaataatctTGCTTCGAGTTGTCTTAGTCAGGCGTTATTCACTGTGATCATTGGTACTAAACTCAATTTTTAACCTGACCTTTTTACTATACCAAAATATATACCTGGATGCAGATTACACGAAGCGATAAACGTACAGTATATTTATACAGTCTCCGACATCCTGCTTCTGTTTGGATCGAACGATTTCATTCAAATTATTGTCCACAttactacggaagcgtattagcaaACGCAAACCTTtccgttataacgcaaacctttgcgatataacgcaaaccttttgcgttaaacgcaaacctttgcgttaaaacacaaacctttgcgatataacgcaaacctttgcaacctttgcgttataacgcaaacatttgcgatataactcaaacctttgcgttgtaacgcaaaaatttgttttatcttatttcttatttaagattcaaaggaaacagtagttattaattgaggaggctgtatataataaaatttatcacttttgtagtaattgcaaagtaaactgcttgaataattagatcatatcaatgactaataatgagcagaataatataagaagatgtggtatgagtgccaataagaaaactctccatctaagtcacttttcgtaaaagtaaaccatcataggccgaattacggtcttcaacacggagcattggctcacactgaacaacaaactataaaggtccccaaaaacgatatccaagttactattagtatatatattacaaagaaaattgagtaaattgaggttatacctaagaaaaaaatcaaccctgctaatatagctataaccgaatataaatatacttctaaagtaagctctcgtttgagaactgtgtaaagtaggttagattcaaacaagctaccctttggcaataaatgtatagaatgaagatgttttattaataaaattatgttctctctattcaaattgctaccc
This genomic interval carries:
- the LOC143049843 gene encoding terminal nucleotidyltransferase 5C-like yields the protein MGCENRFQVLCYEQVLRLHEVMEDVIPIHGRGNFPTLDIKLKDLVKAVREKLLKEGVTIKDIRLNGGAASYIFGTETVKSYNDLDLIFGVDLTNHNELQKIKNCVLGCLLDYLPDGVNKEKMSSCSLKEAYVQKMVKVCNERGDRWSLISLSNNKGKNVELKFVDAMKRQFEFSVDSFQIILDSLLTFYEISSAPMSEHFYPTLVAESVYGDFSEAWVHLNKKQIATRNPEEIRGGGLLKYCNLLVRSYTPAENVNCQAMEKYMCSRFFIDFSDLNQQRQKLESYLNNHFSGEENLKHEYLLTLYRVVDESTICLMGHERRQTLNLIHQLACEVLMEQERKAHAKYLEMQHFDQLSNLTIDQVYFHSPLNSDGCQYYSYFPNVYQVNGSSNCPLCPSSFLQCS